One region of Quercus lobata isolate SW786 chromosome 2, ValleyOak3.0 Primary Assembly, whole genome shotgun sequence genomic DNA includes:
- the LOC115977444 gene encoding uncharacterized protein LOC115977444 isoform X1 — protein sequence MAINRDSTPPPMIGKIGPYTVFMTPPSTPSPKPFQQPVFDSPKKIVVPPPPPVQPPPQQFTKSLQSPNSNDSVVGFFKNAVTKVQNAHSSLDDHLARWFGLNQSKYQWALDDYYESKGLEKGDAKAKDLSSKIQKFIGSGSVCRLYF from the exons ATGGCTATCAACAGAGACTCAACGCCTCCTCCGATGATCGGCAAAATTGGACCATACACTGTGTTCATGACCCCGCCATCCACTCCTTCCCCAAAGCCTTTTCAGCAACCTGTCTTCGATTCACCCAAGAAGATCGTGGTTCCTCCGCCGCCGCCGGTGCAGCCTCCGCCGCAACAGTTCACTAAGTCTCTTCAATCCCCAAATTCCAATGACTCTGTTGTTGGTTTCTTCAAGAATGCTGTCACCAAGGTCCAAAATG CACATTCAAGTTTGGATGACCATTTGGCGCGGTGGTTTGGGTTGAACCAGTCCAAGTATCAATGGGCACTAGATGATTATTATGAGAGCAAGGGATTG GAAAAGGGGGATGCAAAAGCTAAAGATTTATCTAGCAAAATACAGA AATTTATTGGAAGTGGAAGTGTCTGCAGACTCTACTTTTGA
- the LOC115977444 gene encoding uncharacterized protein LOC115977444 isoform X2 — protein sequence MAINRDSTPPPMIGKIGPYTVFMTPPSTPSPKPFQQPVFDSPKKIVVPPPPPVQPPPQQFTKSLQSPNSNDSVVGFFKNAVTKVQNAHSSLDDHLARWFGLNQSKYQWALDDYYESKGLEKGDAKAKDLSSKIQSV from the exons ATGGCTATCAACAGAGACTCAACGCCTCCTCCGATGATCGGCAAAATTGGACCATACACTGTGTTCATGACCCCGCCATCCACTCCTTCCCCAAAGCCTTTTCAGCAACCTGTCTTCGATTCACCCAAGAAGATCGTGGTTCCTCCGCCGCCGCCGGTGCAGCCTCCGCCGCAACAGTTCACTAAGTCTCTTCAATCCCCAAATTCCAATGACTCTGTTGTTGGTTTCTTCAAGAATGCTGTCACCAAGGTCCAAAATG CACATTCAAGTTTGGATGACCATTTGGCGCGGTGGTTTGGGTTGAACCAGTCCAAGTATCAATGGGCACTAGATGATTATTATGAGAGCAAGGGATTG GAAAAGGGGGATGCAAAAGCTAAAGATTTATCTAGCAAAATACAGAGTGTGTAA